One segment of Leuconostoc lactis DNA contains the following:
- a CDS encoding metal ABC transporter solute-binding protein, Zn/Mn family, whose amino-acid sequence MKKLIAVLAIIVIAIVGFAAFKGSETPQKATNKISIITSTDFYAELAQTVVGDHGTATAIIKHDNISPEDYEPTTAVAKKVNGTDIVIANGLGYDAWLTKLAKSSQKSQLVEVGEDVLHDKMGQNPHLWNDPNTMIQSAHYLADLLSKKDPAHKSDYQANAKKYIASLQPITDLVAQLKAKSNQQDVAQTEPVFEYMLDALGYHVMDNDFSEAIEEGNDPSPATLSALKTAITSHKIAFIVNNKQTTSSTVTNIINLAKANHIPVVNVTETIPNGEHYVSWKLAELKQIQAIMK is encoded by the coding sequence ATGAAAAAACTCATTGCCGTGTTGGCAATTATCGTCATTGCCATTGTTGGTTTCGCTGCCTTTAAAGGTAGCGAAACCCCTCAAAAGGCCACGAATAAAATTAGCATTATCACGTCAACTGATTTTTACGCCGAACTTGCGCAAACCGTTGTCGGTGATCACGGCACAGCAACGGCCATTATCAAGCACGATAATATTTCCCCTGAAGACTATGAACCCACAACAGCCGTTGCCAAAAAAGTCAACGGGACTGACATTGTGATTGCTAACGGCTTAGGGTACGATGCTTGGCTCACAAAATTAGCCAAATCATCCCAAAAGTCGCAACTCGTAGAAGTTGGTGAAGATGTTTTACATGACAAAATGGGTCAAAATCCCCATTTATGGAATGATCCCAACACGATGATTCAATCAGCTCACTATTTAGCAGATCTTTTATCTAAAAAAGATCCCGCCCATAAGTCAGACTATCAAGCAAACGCCAAGAAATATATTGCCAGCTTACAGCCCATCACTGATTTAGTGGCACAACTGAAAGCCAAGTCCAATCAGCAAGACGTCGCCCAAACTGAACCAGTCTTTGAATACATGTTAGATGCGCTCGGTTATCACGTCATGGATAATGATTTTTCTGAAGCGATTGAAGAAGGTAACGATCCCTCACCAGCAACCTTATCTGCTTTGAAAACAGCGATTACATCACATAAAATCGCCTTCATTGTCAATAACAAACAAACGACCAGCTCAACCGTGACAAACATCATCAATCTCGCCAAGGCTAACCATATTCCAGTTGTCAACGTCACAGAAACCATTCCAAATGGTGAGCACTATGTCAGTTGGAAATTAGCGGAACTCAAACAAATTCAAGCCATCATGAAATAA
- a CDS encoding aldo/keto reductase — protein MALTETYTLANGVQIPVIGFGTWQSADGDVAYDAVKWALEAGYRHIDTAAIYGNEASVGRAIKDSGIARDELFVTTKLWNDAHSYTAAKAALATSLETLGLDYVDLYLIHWPNPAAVQEQGPQAWEQANADTWRAMEEAYADGQVRAIGVSNFQIHHLEALAKTQKIAPMVNQSFLNPSDEQAELVAYDKAHNILDEAYSPLGTGKLVHLPQVADLAAKYGKSVPQILIRWSLEKGFLPLPKSTHQAYIQANLDVFDFSLTPEDMATLDALQGVGGAHTEPDTADF, from the coding sequence ATGGCACTGACAGAGACTTATACATTGGCTAATGGGGTTCAAATCCCAGTTATTGGTTTTGGTACCTGGCAATCAGCGGACGGTGATGTCGCCTACGACGCAGTTAAATGGGCACTGGAAGCTGGTTATCGACATATTGATACCGCCGCAATTTACGGCAACGAAGCTTCCGTTGGCCGTGCGATCAAGGATTCTGGGATTGCACGTGACGAACTGTTTGTCACGACAAAACTTTGGAACGATGCCCATAGTTACACGGCAGCCAAAGCCGCTTTGGCCACATCATTAGAAACCCTTGGTTTGGATTATGTTGATTTGTATCTGATTCACTGGCCTAATCCAGCCGCGGTGCAAGAACAAGGGCCGCAAGCTTGGGAACAAGCCAATGCGGATACTTGGCGCGCCATGGAAGAAGCCTACGCTGACGGACAAGTTCGCGCAATTGGCGTATCCAACTTTCAAATTCATCATTTGGAAGCACTAGCGAAAACGCAAAAGATCGCGCCAATGGTGAACCAAAGCTTCTTGAACCCTTCTGATGAACAAGCTGAATTGGTCGCTTATGATAAAGCGCATAATATCTTAGACGAAGCTTACTCACCATTAGGTACTGGTAAGCTGGTACATTTGCCACAAGTTGCTGATTTGGCAGCTAAGTATGGTAAATCCGTCCCACAAATCTTGATTCGTTGGTCATTGGAAAAAGGCTTCTTGCCCTTACCAAAATCAACACACCAAGCCTATATTCAAGCCAACTTAGACGTGTTTGATTTTAGTCTCACCCCAGAAGACATGGCAACATTAGATGCCTTACAGGGTGTTGGTGGCGCTCACACAGAACCTGATACAGCAGATTTTTAA
- a CDS encoding MarR family winged helix-turn-helix transcriptional regulator: MSESNTIIHELNTFVQTYAARSEFIKTTTAQKINATQAHLLMLLQEENATNANLAHKMNLSKPAITKAVKNLIAHGYVISSQDASDKRSVNYALTPAGIKLARQHEQSHQALHEDIDATIATFTPEQQATIIHFLKQINQLEDTRS, from the coding sequence ATGTCTGAATCCAATACAATTATTCATGAACTCAATACTTTTGTGCAAACCTACGCCGCGCGTTCTGAATTTATCAAAACGACGACTGCCCAGAAAATCAACGCCACACAAGCCCATCTGCTGATGCTATTGCAAGAAGAAAATGCAACCAATGCCAATCTGGCTCATAAGATGAACTTATCTAAACCAGCCATCACAAAGGCCGTTAAAAATTTGATTGCCCACGGCTACGTCATTTCATCACAAGATGCCAGCGATAAGCGCAGTGTGAATTACGCTTTAACTCCTGCTGGTATCAAGCTGGCGCGCCAACATGAACAGTCGCATCAAGCCTTACACGAAGACATTGATGCCACGATTGCGACTTTTACACCCGAACAACAAGCCACCATTATTCACTTTCTCAAACAAATTAATCAACTAGAGGATACCCGATCATGA